Proteins encoded in a region of the Marinilabiliales bacterium genome:
- a CDS encoding radical SAM protein, which translates to MLDSYNRRINYLRVSVTDRCNLRCRYCMPCGDFVMLRHEDILRFAEIAEVVREGAAMGIDRVRITGGEPLVRRDIVKLTGMIASVKGIKDLSMTTNGILLERFAGPLREAGLMRVNVSLDTMDRSRFSELTSGGNIDDVIRGIDAALSAGLGPVKINCVVNSSTGFSGSSDAGAVKEFAENRGLQVRFIHQMDLDGGEFSVVEGGEGGDCSRCNRLRLTASGKVKPCLFSDIGFDVRTLGARNALLAAVTYKPEHGTACSKDHFYNIGG; encoded by the coding sequence ATGTTAGACAGTTATAACAGGAGGATAAATTACCTGCGCGTTTCGGTAACGGACAGGTGCAATCTGCGGTGCCGGTATTGCATGCCCTGTGGTGATTTTGTTATGCTCAGGCATGAAGATATCCTGCGTTTCGCCGAAATAGCAGAGGTTGTTCGCGAGGGCGCTGCCATGGGAATTGACAGGGTGCGGATAACCGGCGGCGAGCCATTGGTTAGAAGGGATATAGTGAAACTTACGGGTATGATTGCTTCCGTAAAAGGGATAAAAGATCTGTCAATGACCACCAACGGTATTTTGCTTGAAAGATTTGCCGGCCCGCTTCGGGAGGCGGGACTGATGCGGGTGAATGTAAGCCTTGACACAATGGACAGGTCTAGGTTCAGTGAGCTTACCTCGGGTGGCAATATTGACGATGTGATAAGGGGTATAGATGCCGCTCTGTCGGCCGGGCTTGGCCCGGTAAAGATAAACTGTGTAGTTAACAGTTCGACCGGTTTTTCAGGTTCATCCGACGCCGGGGCCGTAAAGGAGTTTGCAGAAAACAGGGGGCTTCAGGTTAGATTTATCCACCAGATGGACCTCGACGGCGGTGAGTTTTCGGTTGTCGAAGGAGGTGAAGGTGGCGACTGCTCCAGGTGCAACCGGCTGAGGCTGACTGCCAGCGGCAAAGTCAAGCCCTGCCTTTTCAGCGATATAGGCTTTGATGTACGCACCCTCGGGGCGCGAAATGCCCTGCTTGCCGCGGTTACATACAAACCGGAGCATGGAACTGCATGCAGTAAAGATCATTTTTATAATATCGGAGGATGA
- a CDS encoding molybdenum cofactor synthesis protein: protein MKRKTLTVVSVNISEVKGTVKKPAPFIQLGDKGIEGDAHAGFWHRQVSLLGEESVKRFAKELGRVPGPGEFAENITTRGLELKDALPLDRIVSENAGLEITQIGKKCHGTGCAIYNETGNCVMPKEGVFARVIRGGRLKAGDRIEYVPRLYRFLVITLSDRASSGEYEDRSGPAINSFLEGHFEQLKRGIQTDNVIMPDDAVKLRDLLEKSCTGQYDFIITTGGTGVGVRDICPDVVRPMLDKEIPGIMEMIRVKYGADKPNALLSRGVAGLMGSAFVYTLPGSVRAVNEYMTEIVKTMDHLLFMYHGIDAH, encoded by the coding sequence ATGAAAAGAAAAACACTGACAGTAGTCTCTGTAAACATATCAGAGGTCAAGGGTACCGTAAAAAAACCCGCACCGTTCATTCAACTGGGTGACAAAGGAATTGAGGGTGATGCTCATGCCGGATTCTGGCACAGGCAGGTAAGCCTGCTGGGAGAGGAGAGTGTAAAGAGATTTGCAAAGGAGCTGGGAAGGGTGCCCGGGCCGGGTGAGTTTGCAGAAAACATTACCACCAGGGGGCTGGAGCTTAAAGACGCATTGCCATTAGACAGGATCGTATCAGAAAATGCCGGGCTGGAGATAACCCAGATCGGCAAGAAATGCCATGGTACGGGTTGCGCCATTTATAACGAGACCGGCAACTGTGTGATGCCAAAGGAGGGGGTGTTCGCCAGGGTAATCAGGGGAGGAAGGCTTAAAGCCGGCGATCGTATTGAATATGTGCCCCGTCTCTACCGTTTTCTGGTGATCACCCTGAGCGACAGGGCCAGCAGCGGCGAATATGAAGACAGGAGCGGTCCCGCCATTAACAGTTTTCTGGAGGGGCATTTTGAACAGCTTAAAAGAGGAATACAGACTGATAATGTTATTATGCCTGATGATGCGGTGAAGCTGCGTGATCTGCTGGAGAAATCCTGCACGGGGCAGTATGACTTTATTATAACTACAGGCGGCACCGGTGTCGGTGTCCGGGATATCTGTCCGGATGTCGTCAGGCCGATGCTTGACAAGGAGATACCTGGTATTATGGAGATGATCAGGGTGAAGTATGGCGCCGATAAGCCCAATGCACTTCTCAGCAGGGGGGTGGCCGGACTTATGGGGTCTGCCTTTGTCTACACCCTTCCCGGAAGCGTCAGGGCGGTTAACGAGTATATGACAGAGATAGTTAAGACGATGGACCACCTGCTCTTTATGTACCACGGAATAGATGCACACTGA
- the moaC gene encoding cyclic pyranopterin monophosphate synthase MoaC, which yields MDRKLTHTDNKGRAAMVDVGHKSEQLRIATARGFIRMQPTTVELVRLNSIKKGDVLKVAEIAGIQAAKQTPALIPLCHNLELSQVIVTASIMDDGIEVRTECRCTGRTGVEMEALTAAGIALLTIYDMCKSADKTMVIEGISLTGKSKKEVR from the coding sequence ATGGACAGGAAACTGACACATACCGACAACAAGGGCAGGGCCGCGATGGTTGATGTCGGCCACAAATCCGAGCAATTGCGGATTGCGACGGCACGCGGTTTTATAAGGATGCAGCCCACGACGGTTGAGCTTGTACGCCTGAACAGTATAAAAAAAGGTGATGTTTTGAAGGTGGCCGAGATTGCAGGAATTCAGGCGGCAAAGCAGACACCTGCCCTTATCCCCCTGTGCCATAACCTTGAATTGTCGCAGGTAATTGTTACAGCTTCAATAATGGATGACGGCATTGAGGTTAGGACGGAATGCAGGTGTACGGGCAGAACCGGCGTTGAGATGGAGGCGCTTACCGCTGCCGGTATTGCCTTGCTTACTATATACGACATGTGCAAATCGGCCGACAAGACAATGGTGATAGAGGGAATATCGCTGACCGGAAAATCAAAAAAGGAGGTCCGGTAA
- a CDS encoding molybdopterin molybdenumtransferase MoeA, whose translation MMSMKSLEEALRIVGGNAVRMRDEKVPFSEAVGRVLAEDVISDTDMPPFNKSAMDGFACRREDLGSRLRVTETIKAGDISQERIGPGMCARIMTGARVPDGADCVVMVEHTVNEGEDHIRFTGGKTAVNIAFKGEDMREGSVALEKGTLLRPQHIAILASAGCTRPIVYRQPRVAVLTTGDEIVEPDIKPQGTSIRNSNGSQLMAQVAAAGCAGDYRGIAGDSIDETMAAVTAAMKENDVLLITGGVSMGDFDFVPHVLKEAGFELFFEKVAVKPGRPTVFGRRENVFVFGLPGNPVSSFTIFELLVKPLVYTMSGHNYRPPVLRFPIAVDYSRKKADRVAWSPVIVTEGGGVMPVEYHGSAHIHALTDAWGLMAMPAGVFSYKKGDLVDVRQL comes from the coding sequence ATGATGTCTATGAAATCGTTAGAAGAAGCCCTCAGGATTGTTGGAGGAAATGCTGTAAGAATGAGGGATGAAAAGGTCCCTTTCAGTGAGGCAGTTGGCCGGGTGCTTGCAGAGGATGTCATATCAGATACCGACATGCCGCCCTTTAACAAATCGGCAATGGACGGATTTGCCTGCAGGCGTGAAGACCTTGGGTCCAGGCTCAGGGTGACTGAAACAATAAAGGCGGGTGATATATCGCAAGAGCGGATCGGGCCGGGAATGTGTGCGAGGATAATGACAGGTGCCCGTGTCCCCGATGGAGCAGATTGTGTCGTAATGGTTGAGCATACCGTTAATGAGGGAGAAGATCATATCAGATTTACAGGGGGCAAAACAGCCGTGAACATTGCATTCAAGGGCGAGGATATGAGGGAGGGCAGCGTTGCCCTTGAGAAAGGGACCCTTCTCAGGCCGCAGCATATAGCAATTCTTGCTTCGGCAGGCTGTACCCGCCCAATTGTTTACAGGCAACCAAGGGTTGCTGTTCTGACAACGGGCGACGAGATCGTTGAGCCGGATATTAAACCGCAGGGCACCTCCATACGTAACAGCAACGGGAGTCAGTTGATGGCCCAGGTGGCTGCTGCCGGCTGTGCCGGAGACTACAGGGGGATTGCAGGCGACAGCATTGACGAAACAATGGCAGCCGTTACAGCTGCTATGAAGGAAAACGATGTTCTGCTTATTACCGGCGGGGTGTCGATGGGCGATTTTGATTTTGTTCCCCATGTTCTCAAAGAAGCCGGGTTTGAGTTGTTTTTTGAAAAGGTGGCGGTAAAACCGGGCCGTCCGACCGTGTTCGGGCGCAGGGAAAATGTTTTTGTTTTCGGGCTGCCTGGCAACCCCGTTTCATCATTCACCATATTTGAGCTTCTGGTTAAGCCCCTGGTTTATACCATGAGCGGCCATAATTACCGTCCCCCGGTATTGCGGTTTCCCATTGCAGTCGACTACAGCAGAAAGAAAGCCGACCGGGTGGCATGGTCGCCGGTAATTGTAACTGAAGGAGGCGGGGTGATGCCTGTGGAATATCATGGTTCGGCCCATATACATGCGCTTACTGATGCATGGGGACTGATGGCAATGCCTGCAGGTGTCTTTTCATACAAAAAAGGAGATTTGGTTGATGTTAGACAGTTATAA